The genomic window AGCATCCTCTGGCAATCGTTCGATCATCCGTCGAACACCTTGCTCGCGGGCATGAGGCTCGGCAAGAACCCACAGACCGGAGACGAGTGGTCTCTCATGTCGTGGCGTGCGCCAAACAATCCGAGTCCAGGGGACCATCACCTGGTACTGGACACCAAGGGCCTGCCGGCGATCGTCTCGTGGCAAGGCAAAGTCAAGACGTACACCTCGGGCCTGTGGATCGGCCCGAGGTTCAGCGGCATCCCGGAGATAGCGTCCTACTCCGGGATGTTCTCCATCCAAGTTGTTGTCCGCCCCGACGAGGTGGCCTACATGGTCACCGCCATGCTCGGCGCGCCCTTCTCCCGCCTCGTAGTGAACGACGACGGGACGGTGGAGCGTCTGGCGTGGGAGCCGGTCAGCCAGGTCTGGAACGTCTGGTTGCGGTCGCCACGGGACCGAGAAATTGGCTATGACACGACTCCAAACGTTGGGCTTCTCTATGATAGGACTCCTAACGTTTGTTTCTCCAAAATAGGACTCCAAATAATTACAATAAGCTCTAATGacattttgtttcttttttaatCTCTTTTGTCATctaaaaatacatgtatttttttGTATTGACCCTATTACCCTTCAGCAAGAGAAATTGGCTAGCAATGTATCGATTCATCTATTCTGGATTCCGTCGTTTCATCTACTCCTCATACGCGCAGTCACGAGAACACCGACGCTCCTCCTTCCTGCGCGAGAACACCGGCGCCCGCCGCTTCGCCGTGAAGACCGctggccctctccctcccccacgCCGGCGATCTGCCCTCCATGGAGGAAGAGCCTCCAGCCGAAGATGTCCACGCTGGGGCGGTTGCCATGGACGTCGAGGCAACGTCGGGGCCTGCTGCCCTAGCCCTAGGCGCTTCGGGGCCTGTTGCCCTAGCCGCTGCGGCGCCTGGTGCACAGCCGGACGCGGCTCCTGGAGGGCAGGCCACGGCGGCTGGTGCAGCCGATGACCTTCCACAGCCTCCAATGGAGAACCCTGGCGACGATGCTCTAGCTGTAGCAAGAGCTCTGCTGCCCACTGTTCCTCACCCGATAACAGAGTACAATCTTCCGATGCTTGATGTGCAGAGGTATTGCCCCTAACGATTTCTGTTTTTTGCCATTAAGGATCCTTTCAGTTTGATCGTGCATTCAGTTTGCCTTGTTCATCCATTCAGTTTGCTCGAGGCATGGAAAGTTCAGTAAACTGTCATATGTAGTAAATGATATAGCACTAGACCATGCAGCCTAGCTGTAACAATTGTTCAGTATTGTTCAGTAACCATGCAGCCTAGCTGAGACAACTATCATATATCGCTCATAACTATTGTTCAGTATTGTAACTAATCAATTAAGAAGGCATAAAACATATATAGAACGTAAGGCAGATCATATATCAACCATGCAGCCACTAGCACCCCACGGAGGCCAACCAGGGATGAAGTCCTATGAGATAGTCTAGGAAGGGTCACTAGAAGGTAAGGAATATTAACACATTTATTGTACACAataattgttttatatatacatcTAATTGCCGATCGTATTTATATGCAGCAAGCTAGCGATGTTACTTGGAGAGGGCACATCTTCACAAATTGACAACGCTAGCCCCGTGAGGATGCCTACCCCGGTGCCACCAAAAAAGATGACTCCAAAAAGGAGAAAGCTAAACATTTGATGATGGAGCATTTTAGTTGTGATGAGATGTAACCTCATGATTTATTTCATATGACATTGATTTCGTTTGGAACTACATTATGGTCTTCTGAGATGAACTTGTTTATGCTACAAACATGGTTTTATGAGATGAACTCGTTGCTAAATTCTTGTCGTTATATATTACTTGTAATTGTGTATGAATCAATTCTTGTTATATATTACTTGGAACGTTGTTATATATTACTTAGAACTGTACATATATTACTTGTAACTGTACATGGCGGCCATTGCCACGGCCAGCAAGCCAAGGCAGCTGTGGCCAGCCAGCCACGGCCAGCCAGCCAAGGCACCTGCAGCCAGCCAGCAAAGGCCATAGCCAGCCAGCCAAGGCAGCAGCCCAGCCAAGGCCAAGGGCCGTGGGAAGCAAGCAGCCAGCAGTgaccttttttttttcaaaacgacACAACAATCACTGTCAAAACACTGAAGGGTAAAACGGTCATGTTAGGAACAAATACATGTATTTAGATGTTAAAAGAGATTAAAATGGCCCGAAATGTCATTAGAGCTTATTGTAATTGTTTGGAGTCCTATTTTGGAGAAACAAACGTTAGGAATCCTATTATAGAGAAACCCAACGTTTGGAGTCCTATAATAGCCAATTTCTCGGCGGGACCTCTGCGACAGATACGCCAAGTGCGGCGCGTTCGGCCTGTGCAACTCGGCCACCGCGTCCACGCAGTTCTGCAACTGCATAGACGGGTTCAGCCCGGCATCGCCGTCACAGTGGTCCATGAGGGAGACCTCCGGTGGTTGCCGTCGGCACACGCCGCTGGAGTGCATCAACGGGACGACGACGATGGGTTCATGGTGTTGGGACTTGGGAGGAGTGAAACTCCCCGACACGGACAACATGACGGTGGACATGAGCGTGACGCTGGAGCAGTGCAGGGCGAGGTGCCTCGCCAACTGCTCGTGCGTAGCGTACGCCGCCGCCGACATCCGAGGCAGAGACGGTGGCAGTGGCTGCGTCATGTGGACGGATGGCATCGTGGACGTTCGTTATATGTCTCCTGAATATGCCATGGATGGCGTCTTTTCTATCAAGTCTGATACATATAGCTTTGGTGTCATACTCTTGGAGATTATAAGTGGTTTGAGCATCACCGCAACACGATTCACCGGCTTTCCTAACCTATTAGCTTACGTAAGTATGCTAACATTCTTGAATTTGTTAAGGTAAAAGAAAAACGCTTCTATTATATGATATCTTATATGCGATTAATTCCATTTGGTTTAGGCATGGAGCTTATGGCAAGATGGTAAGGCAATTGATTTGGTGGACTCCGCCATTTTGGAGACTTGTTTGGCAATCGAAACTTTACGGTGCATCCAGATAGGACTCTTGTGTGTGCAAGACAATCCATACATTAGACCTCTCATGTCATCAGTTGTGTTCATGTTGGAGAACGAAACCACACCACTTTTAGTCCCAAAACAGTCCGTCTATTTCTCACAAAGGTATTCAGATGACCACGGAATAGGAGAAAATAGTATCAGCTCTTCTGTGAATGAAGTGTCACAGTGTTGGAGGGATGGTAGATGGTTAATTTGGTTATATATGAATGCTAGTATGTATGAATCACTTTTTTCTTTTATAGATGTGTAtggtttctttgtttatttttttgtGATAGGAGATGTGTATGTTGTTATGAGCTTGTACAGTATTTTGGTCGGCAGTCACATTGCTATTGGTTTGGTGCACCTTCTTACTATGTGGTGTGGCATAAGAGCACTTTTTCGTGAATGTGCCTCCGAATCTTCTTTGTCGTGTGATTTTGTTCTTTCAAAATATTTGGGGTGTTTGACAATTGCCACAGAGACCATCAATAATCTTGGATCATGTATCATACCGAGGGTGGATTACCGCATTGGTTATCTAAAATTCTGAACGCGAGGTGAGGTCGAGTCGAAGCCAGTAAACTTTTTAATATAGGATGGGATCAGCACCAATGCGCCAGGGATAGAGCAGGTATTGGCATTTAGGGCTGTGTTGGAAGCCTGGTTTTGGAGCCCAAAACTAAGCCCAATGATTTTCCAGACCTCATTGAAAAAGTCAGTTTGGATGCCCTTCAAAACTAAATAATATGCTTACATCTATATAGAGGCCTTAAAGCATCCCCAAGAGTTTTTCTAAAacttactctctaaatcatcatttgaagaGTCATTTAATGAATATCGATTTCTATATCTTTTCTAATCTccaacaagttttctatatgttgtGTGAGTCATTCTCGTTTTCTAtcattggctagcgagaaatccagGATAGAAGATGACTATGTTTAGATAACCAAATAAAGAAGCTATTGAGGGTTTTTTTTCTCTTGAAAATCTCTATTACTAGTAATTAGGAAGGGTATGGAGAGCCTCTTGTAGTTCCTCTTACATCCCGCAGAACAAAATGGCCTCCCCAGCCCACAAGGAAAAAAAAAATACGGCGGAAGTCGAGAGGTCAAAACAACGCGCTTCGCAAAACTAGCATCCGAAACGTTGCTTTCGTAAAAATAGCAGTCAAAACAattgcttcttgttttctttaCCATTTTTCCTTTTTTCCCCTCCTTTCTCTTTATTTCTCCAACAATCTACCACCTGAGTGGAGTGTTCCAAGCACGTGTGATCTAGCCAGATCGATGTGTGTCCAGTGTCCTGTGGCATGGGCATCATGGGAGAGATGATGGCCTGCCTAGTGGGCGCTAGAGGAGTAGAGGATGCTGTAGTTCCCGATGGACTGGGCCGCTCGAAAGGAGGAGGTCTTAGGCCCATCTAATCGGGTGTCCTTCAAGGACTTCAGCAGTAGTTCAGCAGTGCGGACTGCGGAGGTTTGAGAGCTGAGGCGGAGGAACCGTAACCACGCAGCCGGCCGCCCTTCTTCCTTTCGTAGTAGTACGGCTCGACAGGCCCTTGACGCCTCGCTCTCGCGCCGCCGCAGTTCGGCACCCGTGTCCATGACCGCCGTCTTCGCCAGGTACTACAGTGCTACTGTCTACTGCTACTGGCACTCGGGGTCTCTGCTCTCGCTTCTAATTCTAGTGCCATGGGGTCATTTCGTCGATGAATATGTAGGACAGTAGCAGTAGgacgttttcatccctagttcgAAGAATATGTAGGACTTCCGTTGTATTTGCATACTATGGTCTTCTCAGCTTACTTaattttacacaaaaaaaaaatacttgACGTGCTACACATTCGGAGGAATTGGTGATCCGAAGCTTTTGCAGAATGTGTGAGCTCTGCCGTCAGTGGCGATTTGCTGAATAACCTGAATTTCACTTGCAGCTAACgttggaaataaacatctaaattCCTGGTGAACCTGGCCAAGAAAAATATTTGCTAGTACCAGCTGCAATCCATAGTGTATTTATTATTTGCTCATCTTATACAAATAGCAAACCCCACATATGAGGTATGTGACACAATGCTGAAAACAACTCTGAACTTGCTACAGTATATTCGTCTGAACTATGGTTGTTTTCTACTCTCCAATGACCACTAAAAGAAGAACCCCGCAAGTTTACTAGctttatagaaaaatataacaGCTGATGAAGAATTCTATGAATAATCCATATGAGGCACAGCACTGAAAGATTAGGCAGCCTTCACCATTTTGCATTAGAGCAACTGAAGATTAAAGCAATGCCATGTGAAATTTGATTGCATTCTTTGTTATGACACTTGACCATATAATTCTCAAATCCCTATATATTATCTGCATTTTTTTTTCCAAGCTGCAAGCTTCAATTCAGTGTGTTCAGTACAGTAAGCTCATATATATCCATATCCCTTTGGAAGACTGTACGTTCACATATATTATGACCAGCTATGCTGCTGAAATTCACTTAACCCTACAGACCTACACAGTTGGTCAAAGACTTGAACATTTATATAGTAAAAGTTGATGTGAACATCTAGCGGCCCTCTAGTGTCGTGATACACGATGTATTCAGAAAACCTTCTATGTTTCTCCTTGTTTCTTCAGTTTCACTATTCCTTGGTAAAAAATATACAGGCTCCTTTGGTGCTGGAAGCAATGTGGTTCTTTCTCTAACAAAAACACAACTGATGACATGAGTGGCCTTGCATTTGGATTGTCTTGGACACACAAAAGTCCTACATGAATACACCTCAAAACTTCATGGAGTGGATAACTTTCAGCAACCAATGAGTCCACCAATTTCGTCGCATTTCCCTCTTCCCATAACTTCCATGTCTGGAAAAATGTAAATCTTTTTTCTGTCAAATTAATATATTTTTGTTTATGTTTATTAAAAACTAGAGTATTTCACACTACTTACATAAGCTATAAGGTTTGGGAAGTCCATTATGAGCTGAGTTGAGATTATCTTCAAACCACTTACAATCTCCAAGAGAAGAACGCCAAAGCTATATGTGTCTGATTTGACAGAAAAGGTACCACTTGTCACATATTCAGGAGACATGTAACCGCTGTTTAAGCAAATTCAACAACGGAAGAATTTGAGTTAGACTAAACTATTATAGTTGCATTATTTAGCATTGACTGGTAAATGAATTACTCACTATGTCCCAACAACGCGGGTAGTGTTTGCTAGTTGCTGGTTTCCCCCAAAGATTCTTGCCATACCGAAATCCGATATTTTGGGACTCATTTCTGTGTCTAAGAAGATGTTACTTGCTTTAAGATCTCTATGAATTATTGTTAATCTTGAATCTTGGTGGAGATATAGAAGCCGGCTATGCCTTTGATTATGTTGAACCGTATTGGCCAATCAAGCACATGCTTTCTTGAAGCATCTGCCAACAAGTAGTATTTAACAAAACCTATTGTTAGTCATCAGCAGTATCCTTTTTGTCAAAGTAAGAACTGCATTATGCAATAGAGTCAGTGCATACCGAACAGGAAGGCATCCAGGCTTTTGTTAGGCAAGTATTCATAGATCAGTAACTTCTCTTCTTCATGAATACAGCAACCAAGTAGTCTAACTAGGTTCCTGTGCTGTAGTTTGACAAGTAGAACTACCTCTTTTCTGAATTCATCAATACCCTGCCCAGAACCTTGACTAAGCCTTTTGACAGCAACTTCCTTCCCTCCTTCCAACATTCCCTGCATGATTGCATTCTTCTGAATTGGAAAATAATGAAGAGTACAATTCTTTCTTCAGTTTTAATGATTCTTTTAACGCATATTATCCTATAACTATTAATGTGAAAATTTGCCATTACCTTGTAAACTTTGCCAAAGCCTCCTCTTCCAAGCATATTGCAGTCAGAGAAATTGTCAGTTGCGGCAACAATGTCATCGAAGCTAACAAATGGAAATTCTTCATTTTTGTCTCCAAGTTCATTTGAGGTGCTCAAGTATCTTAGCATCAGTTTCTTCTGAATCTCCCTTTTTCGCCATTTCCCTGCTGGTTGGGAGTGGGACATTGAtaccttttttcttaaaacttGTACAGTAATAGCATTACATGTTGAAACAAGGCACTTATTGTTGTACCTTTGAATTTGCATAGGCAGACAAGGGCTATGCATGTGGGTAGCAGCAGGCATGCTACAACCGGGACTACAATCTTTATTATATCGGTCTTGGTTTTAACTGCCAAAGTAAAACTTGTTAGAATGCGCTGAGTAATTAACTAACTAGAAGAGCTACTATATCTCTTGTTGTTTGTTTTTAGTTTCTGAAGCCATTACATTAACTGGTGATAAATGAAGGAAATAGAACCGATCGAGGTAGGGAAAACAGAGCCCATCATCACCCTATTGGGGGAGTTGCAATGGGGATCACCTGACTGGAGATGCTCTATTGCCATTCAGTTTTATTATACTTAATGCTTGTGTTCTTTAAATCACATTAATGAAAATCTATTTTGAGTGGACATTTCTCACTATGGTGTATCTTCTGCTTCATTGCTAGATGGACATCTCTGCCATCATTGGAGAAACTGGTCCTCTGATCAACAAATCTGAACAGCAGATGATGAAACGGTGCGTACCAGGAGGGTTGGCATGGCGGAGGTACAGCTTCTCGCCATAGTTGATGCTTTTCCATGTGTCGACAAGCTCCCCGGTCCAAACCAAGCACCTTGACTGGTCGGCCATGGCACCGCTGCTGCTCAAGTTGGCGTAAGCATAGGCGGTGCAGGAGCAGTTACTGCTGCACTCAGCCGCGCACTGCTCAAAGCTTCTGTTCCGGAGGAGCACGAACTTGTCAGGAACTCTCATCCCGGGCAAGGCCGCGAAGTGGCTTCCCTTGCTGCACCGCAGAGGCTCCATTCTCCGGCATCCTTTTAAAGAGTTGAGACCGGCGGCGACGGGCTCAAAGCCCTCGAGGCACTGGCATGCCGGGGCAGCTCCGGTGAAGTTGCAGTAGCCGTTGGGGCCACACGAACCATAGAGGCCGTAGCCACCGGTGGGGCGCTCTGAGACGACCGTCCACGCCGACGAGTTGGCGTCCCAGCTGAGGAGCTTCATCATGCCGTTGTGGTCGAGCATGATCCGGAAGTACGGCGAGCCGTCGGAGACCGTGTACTCAAGGTAGAACTCGTCGCCGGTGTTGACGAGGGTCTGGTACACCATCGAGCTGGGGGAACTTGTGTACATGCCACCGGACACCGACACGCCGTTCCACACGCTGATGCGGGAGTACGGGTCGGCCCCGTGCCAGACCATCAGCTGGAGGTTCGAGACGGGGTCGAGGCCGAACAAGAAGTCTCCGGTGGACGGGTCGAAGGGGCCTCTCCAAGAGACCAGGCGCCCGGCGGGGCGAGCCCTGTGGATCATCAGGAACCTCATGCCTGGGAGAATGGTGTCGGTCGGGTGATCGAAGCTCTGCCATATGACCGTGCCGTTGGGCAGCTGGAGTACCAGGTTCCCCGTGTCGAGCAGCACGGCCAGGGGGGAGGCGTtgtcggcggcggcaatggcgttcTGCGTCCTCCAGACAGTGCGGCCTTGGGAGTCCGACAGCACGAGGTCAGAGCTGTTGCTGATGGCGAGCGTCGGGAACGAAGCCGTGGTGGCTAGGCGGTCGCGGTTGGCGACCCACACGACGGTGCGATTGCGCTCAGGGATGCCGTGGAACCAGATCGCAACGTACAGGCTCGTCGTGTTGGAGCCGGCCGGGGACGGGGAGAAGAAGCCGAGCCCAAAGACGCCGCCTTTGGAGATGAGCAGGTCGCCGGGGGTCAGTGGCCTTGCGCTTGTCAACTGGTCATCGGATTTGCAGACACAAATCATCAGGAGAATCAGGAGGATGAAAATGGTAAGGCAGGTCGTGCCCATTCTGCCTTCTCTGTTCTTCGCTGACGAGTCAGGGGCGACGAAAATGGCATCAAGATATAGATCAGGTTGTGGCACGTGGACAtggcgatttttttttaaaattttaacactttttgaaaactaattttaaaactaacatcatcggttttttttaaaactaacacttttggccgcgcctattgtcctggcgcggccaaatgcctatgccgcgtTATGCATGGCGACGCGGCAGAGGACTGATATGTCGACGACCGAAATCGCTGACTGCTGACGGGACAGAGTCTGCCGCagcaccgatcttggcgcggcccAACGTTGCACACACGGCAATGCAACGTCAAATCAAAAAACCCAGCTCCTGCACACACGGCACATGCATGCCTGCACGCTTAAACATGTGGTCGCATCTGTCATTTTTTCAATTGAATTATGTTTTTATCCACGGCACATGCCTCCACGCTTAAACACGTGGTCACATGTTTTTATCCACGCTTAAACATGTGGGCACTTGCACACACGGCACATGCATGCCTGCACGCTTAAACACGCTTAAACCCAGCTTTTGAATTATGTGGAACATTAGAAACATCCAGAGTAGGGCTAGGTGAAAGTGAATATCGATGGAGCTTCAAaagtttttaagtttgactagatttataaaaatattagcaacattcgtatctctaaataagtttataaaaatatattcagcgATTCAtctgatactaattatgtaccgtaagtattaatattttcttttatatatttggtcaaagttgtaaatatttgatttttaaaaaaataaaaatgatacTTTTTATGGGACAAAGGAGTAATGATATAAAACATGTCTAGAACGCTTTCAGATATAAGATTCCAATCGTTGAGGGGACAGAATAATGACATGGCTCATGGACGTGTGTAATTTGGCAAAATGTATGTAACAAACAGTGGTGTGGCGCacgtagattactcaattactcAATATGTAGAGTCTTTAATTACGAGAGAATATTATAACATATTTCTTGAGCAGTTAATATAACTCTCTTTAAAGAATATAAATAGATTACTTGACACGTAGATTACTTTTGTATTAGTTTCCTTATGAATATTTTATATTTGATTGAAATAGTTAtttatttatattcttttaattttttattagaTATCCGGATGCTACCATATGTATCCAACTTTTATTTGTTTTGCATTCGTATTTCAATATCCGAATTCGAATATGTATCCGGATATTGGAATACGTATCCGAATTCGAATTCCAATATTTATACTCTGGATGTTTCTAATGTTCCGATGGTCACTGggctttgcttttgctttttcttGCTTTCTTTACAGATTTTGAAGATAGCTTGATTACCTTTCAGGTTCTCCGCTAAGTTGTAGAGAATCAACATGCCGACGCGGACGACGCGGTGCGATGCCAACAGGCGATGCGATGCCGACGCGGTGCGATGCGATGCACTGAACCTTGGGAGCGTAGACTAGCTCGTCGGGTCGCGGTGCGTGACAAGTGTCGACCCGCCCGTGCTCCGCTCGCCCGATACCGCTAGCCACAGTCCACAGTGCACTACTCCTAGTCGCCTACTCCTACAGTACTACTTACAGTATAGTGCTAGTTTTGTCGTGCGACGAGCCGTGACGAGCGTACCTTGCAAACAAATGCGGATCGAGTTGCTGCTCTGCTGGATATGTGGAGGGGGCCCATGCCTCACTCTTCACACGCCTAGCAGTACACGCTGCAGCCGCAGCACCAGTGGACGGAACAGCGGTGCTTGCCTCTTCTGTGTCCTCGTCCCTGTCTCTCTCTTCCGCGATTTCCGAGACAAACCCGTAGACGTGCATGTGAAGTTGTTCCCACACTCCTATACTGTACTTTAATGTTTCATATAAAAAATggttgttgtaaaaaaaatccAAACAAGCCCGCCACATGCAGCTGCATGTGTGCACTCTGAAATGACAAGCCGAGGGCTGACGCGCCGTCAGTGATGGCGTGGCACTGcagcgccaagatcggtggcgcggccggtcctgccacgtcaccggtctcGGTAGCCGCCACGTCAGCctgccgccgcgccaccatgcatggcgcggcacaggtatttggccgcgccaggacaatagacgcggccaaaagtgttagtttttaaaaaaaaccgacggtgttatatttaaaattagtttccaagaagtgttaaaattaaaaaaaaaatcgacaTGGCCTGGTGGAGCCATAACCGGGAGTGAACCAATAGTCTGACAAATTTGATGAAAATGCAAAACGTCAATGCGGTGTAATGGTCTAAAATATTTAACAATAGGTGGTTGACATTGCCCGGTATTTCATAGAACAGAAGTAGACAAGGTTTTTTATTgttagaagaaaagaaaaggaggctACGTGGCATGCAGGGGATAGACGGACCAAAAAATTTCCTGGGCTAATCTATCTCTATGACACAAATTCAGAATAAAATTGACCAGACCAAGGATCAAGATTAGTCCACATTATGACTTGGTGGATTAAGACACGAAGGAGCCAAGGAGGAAGGATCTTGATTCTTGACCAAAGCAATGATGAGCAAACACTCTTGCTACGTGGCAGCACCCCCGCATGCGTTGAACTATGCTGCACGTGTAAAGAAAAACTGATGCCCACAGTCACAGTGTTTCGTCGCGCCAAGCGAAAATGAAGCCCGGCTGCCTTGGCCAGTTTGGATTGGAAGATTCAGAATAAAGCAACCCCTCTTCTGAACATCTTTGGAAACGAAATGCATGTAACAACTGAGATTGCAAAAAGTCTAGTAAAAAAACGATGGTTCAAAAAACCTAGCAGCCTTTAGTATTGTCATTGGCGCTAAAACGAATTAGAGAGATGTATACTTACATTGTGGATGCATAGACTTATGTCATATAAAGATACATATATGGTGAATTTTAGTATTTAATCATTTTAAAAAATTGATAGGGTGCATTTGCGTCCCCTAGTACTGAGTAGTTTCGCCTCTAAGTTTTGTCACACACTCACTCGCTCCATTGATAGAGAGTTATCTCTTGCTTCTATTTGCAAAGTATACATGCTCTTTTTAAAACACTTTTGTATATTGAATAGAATGTTTTAAAaattttatatatttttctagatattttttcattttttctaGAGCTAAAATGTTTTTTTCAAAAAGTTCTAAAGATGTTTTCACGACCTCTAAATATCTTATTTTGATTTGTGGTATCCTAATCTATCTCTagatttttttcaatttttttaaaaaagattaGAGACATTTTCCGTGGCCTTATCAAATATTTACTTTTTAAACTAAAAAGGATTGTTTATTTTGACAGGCGCGAATGTAATTGAAAGTTAAGGGGTGTGTATGGTGTGCCTATTGTACTTTACAACTCTTCTTCTTAATAAAATGGTACAACTCTCCTGCGTAtttgagaaaaaacaaaaaaagtatAAAATCAACTTAAAATGTaaaccaaggcaaagagataatTTAAATGGTTTAAAGTTCAGCAGGTGAGATGTCTAATTTTAAGTTCAAGGTGAAAAATCAGATCATGGCAATAATTTTTGGAGAGGCAGAATAAAGAGTAAATTGCGcggccggtccttaaagtattgAGCTGATTTCGTCTGGGTCTTCAAACCATGAAATCGCACTCTTGGCTCCCCAATCTACTTAATCCAATCCATGTAGGTCATAAATAGCCTAGACGGTGTCCACGTACGTAGGGGAGGCACGTGAAGCACACGTGACCCTCGGCAACTACTGGACAGCGAGCACATAACCATGACGCCTCCCCACCGCCAACGCTGCCCCCGAGGGCTGCACCACAACCTGAAGGGggcgcagcaaccttgtggtcgCGCGCTGCTGCGCGTGCGAGCTCAGGCCAGCGAGCACATACGCGCGCCCCGCCCGCTCGTAGCTCTCCTGGTTCGCCACGCGCTTTCTCATGCGCGACACCTCGGCCCGCAGCGCCCCGTTGGGGTACCCGCCGCCTCGCTCCGCCGCCCGTGCCATGGCTCGCCCCCGGTTCCTGAGTATCTCCGCAGCCTCCTGGTGCGCGCCCCGCTCCGCGGCCGCCCTAGCCGCCGCCATGTCCTCGATCGCCTCCACCCAGGCGCGCTCCCGCTCCACCTCGGCTGACCGTTCCGCGTCCACCGCATGCTCCGGCCTGGCCACCATCGTGTCCTCCGCCGTCACGTCGACGTGCGTGCCACCAGCGGCTTCTCGGTAGCTGTAACGAGCTTTGAGGAgaagagtctcgctctcgccgcCGCCCGCGGCTTCCGCGGTTGGAACGGCCATGAACAGCAAGAAAACACCGCTCCTCGTCCTCGTAGAGCTCGCTGGCGACGATCGACGCCGAGCGGCCGTCCTCGTCGACACGGCTCTCGTAACGACCGGACTTGACCAAGCTGATGCGGACTCCGGGATGCCCGCAGGCAATGGCGACGCGCGCCTCCTGCACCACGATGGTGAGCAGGCCGCCGATGCACTGTGCAAACGCGTCCTAGATGACTGCCTCGTTCTCGATGAAAGAGAACGTCCCGCCGGTGGCCTCGGCCACTACGTGCATCGCTGCCGCGTCATGGTCGTTGCCGAAACCAAAGGTGTGGATGGGTGCAGACAATTCGCCGGTGCTGCCAGTGCCAGGCATGAAGGACGGTGGCACCAGCACCTCGTAGTTGGGCACACTGCCCCGCGCCAGC from Miscanthus floridulus cultivar M001 chromosome 11, ASM1932011v1, whole genome shotgun sequence includes these protein-coding regions:
- the LOC136492408 gene encoding S-locus-specific glycoprotein S13-like; the encoded protein is MAAATIKFLYRLALTLSMLLTSAAGIVSDTTLVNNGSNITDGETVVSVGGSFTLGFFAPTGAPTKRYLGIGFTASPEAVCWVANRDRPLNDTSGVLVIGSARGLLLLDGSCQTAWSSNTTAASAVTQFLESGNLVVREQSSGSILWQSFDHPSNTLLAGMRLGKNPQTGDEWSLMSWRAPNNPSPGDHHLVLDTKGLPAIVSWQGKVKTYTSGLWIGPRFSGIPEIASYSGMFSIQVVVRPDEVAYMVTAMLGAPFSRLVVNDDGTVERLAWEPVSQVWNVWLRSPRDLCDRYAKCGAFGLCNSATASTQFCNCIDGFSPASPSQWSMRETSGGCRRHTPLECINGTTTMGSWCWDLGGVKLPDTDNMTVDMSVTLEQCRARCLANCSCVAYAAADIRGRDGGSGCVMWTDGIVDVRYMSPEYAMDGVFSIKSDTYSFGVILLEIISGLSITATRFTGFPNLLAYAWSLWQDGKAIDLVDSAILETCLAIETLR